The DNA sequence GCCGACCTGGCCTTCAGTCCAGGTCGGTGAGCCGGCCGCCGGCGTCCGGCTGGGCGTGTTCCACACGGCGCAGGAGGCGGACCAGCAGTTCGCCGAGGACGCCGCGTTCGTCGCCGGACAGGTCCTGGAGGAGGTCCTCCTCGAAGTCGGTCGCCATGCGCATCGCCTCGAGCCACTTCGTACGGCCCTCGTCGGTCAGCTCGACGATGACGCGTACCCGGTTGTTCTCGTCGCGGTCGCGGGTGACCAGGCCCTCGCCGGCCATCCGGTCGACGCGGTGGGTCATGGCGGCCGGGGTGAGACCGAGACGCTTCGCCAGTTCGCCGGGGCCCAGGCGGTAGGGGGCGCCCGACAGGACCAGGGTCTTGAGGACCTCCCATTCGGCGTTGCTGATGCCGAGTGCGGCGACCTGCCTGCCGTACGCGACGTTCATCCGGCGGTTAAGACGGCCCAGCGCGGAGACGACCTGTTCGACCTGGGGGTCGAGGTCGCGGAACTCGCGCTGGTAGGCGGCGATCTGTTCGTCGAGGCTCGGCTCGCTGGGGCCGGGCTCCTCGGGGCTCTCAGACATGGCGGGCAGTATGGCACGCCCCCACCCTCGTTGAAGTCCTTCAGTCTGAAGTTTTCACCTTCTAACTTTAGTGCTAAAGTCTTCGAGTCTGATTTCTTCGTGTCAGGTCTCGATGCTCCGCGCTCGAGGCCTCGAGTTCTTGAGGTAGGTGAGTGTGACCAGGGAGATGGGCGCAGCGCTGCGGCGGATCCAGCTGGGCAGCGCGCTGAGCGCGTTCGGGCTCGGGTTCACCGTTCCGTATCTGTACGTCTACGTGGCGCAGGTACGGGATCTGGGCGCCGGGACGGCGGGGGTCGTCCTGGCCGCCTTCGCGATGGCGGCGCTGGCCGTTCTGCCGTTCACCGGGCGGGCCATCGACCGGCGGGGCCCGTTGCCCGTGCTGGTGGTGGCCTCCGTTCTGGCCTCTGTCGGTGCGGTGGCCCTGGGGTTCGCGAGCAGTGTTCCGGCCGCCGTGCTGTCCGCCGCCGTGCTGGGCGCGGGTACCGCCGTCATGCAGCCGGCCCTCGCCACGATGCTCGTGTGGTGTTCCAGCACCGCGACCCGGACGCGGGCCTTCGCCACGCAGTTCTTCCTGCAGAACCTGGGGCTCGGTCTCGGCGGGCTCGTCGGCGGGCAGCTGGTGGACGTGAGCCGTCCGGCGAGCTTCACGATGCTCTTCCTGATCGAGGCCGTGATGTTCGTGGTGCTCGGCGTCGTGGTGACTACGGTGCGGATGCCTCGTCCGGCTTCGCTCGGCGGGACCCGCCCGGGGGACGGGTCCGCCGCCGAGGGCGGGCTGCGGACACTGCTCTCGCACCGGGCCATGGTGCAGCTGTGCGTGCTGGGGTTCGTGCTGTTCTTCGCCTGCTACGGGCAGTTCGAGTCCGGCCTGGCCGCGTACGGCACGGAGGCCGCCGGGATCGAGCCGTCCACCCTCGGTTTCGCGCTGGCCGCCAACACCGCGGTCATCGTCGTGGCGCAGTTCGTCGTGCTGCGGCTCGTGGAGCGGCGGCGACGCAGCCGGGTCATCGCCGCGGTCGGCCTGATCTGGGCGTTCGCCTGGATCGTGGCGGGGTACGCGGGGCTGGGCCACGGCAGCCAGGCCATGGCGACGGCCGCGTTCATCTCGACGTACGCGCTGTTCGGGCTCGGTGAGGCGATGCTGTCGCCGACCGTCGCCCCGCTGGTCGCCGATCTGGCGCCGGAGTCGATGGTCGGGCAGTACAACTCGGCGTTCGCCCTGTGCAAGCAGCTCGCGCTCGCGGTCGGTCCGGCCGTCGGCGGGCCGATGGGGGCGTCGCTGCACGGCCCGTACATCGTGACCTTCGTGCTGTTCTCGCTGGGCATCACGGTGCTCGCGCTGCGGCTGGGCCGTCGGCTCACCCCCGTGCAGGACCAGCCGTCGCTCGCCGGCGCTCCGTCCCGGGTGGTGGCGGTGTCACTGCCCGAGCGCGGGGAAGGCGCGGAGACCGGGGCCACCGGGCCCGGGGCTCCCTCGGCCTCCACCACGGCCGCTTTCACGGCCTCCGCCACGACCTCCACCACGGCCTCCGCTTCCGCCGGTCACTGAGCGGGCGCCGGGGAGCGCCCTGCTCACCGCGGCAGGGCGAACTCGCACCAGACCGCCTTGCCGCCGCCCGGCGTACGTCGGCTGCCCCACGAGGTGGCGATCGAGGCGATGATCGAGATGCCGCGTCCCGCCTCGTCCGCCGGTTCGGCCTGGCGGCGGCGCGGCAGGTGGTCGTCGCCGTCGGTGACCTCGATGATCAGCCGGCGGTCCGTACGCCGCAGTCCCAGGCGCATCGGCGGGGTGCCGTGCTGGAGGGAGTTCGCGACCAGTTCGCTGGTGGCGAGGACGCCCAGGTCGCGGAGTTCGACGGGGAAGCGCCACGAGGTCAGGACCCCGGTGGCGAATGCGCGGGCGCGCGGGGCGGCCTCGATGCCGCCGAGGAGTTCGAGCGCGGCGTTGTGGAACAGCTCCGCGTTCGCTCCCGTACGGGCGGGGTGCTGCACCACCAGGACCGCCACGTCGTCGTCGTGCTCGGCGGTCACGCCGAGGGAGCGGATCAGCCGGTCGCAGACCACCTGCGGTGTTCCCTTGGCGCCCGCGAGGGCGCGGGCCAGTGAGGCGACGCCCTCGTCGATGTCCTCGCTGCGCCGTTCGACCAGGCCGTCCGTATAGAGGACCGCCGTGGAGCCGGGCGGCAGCGCGATGGTGCCCGAGGTGTGGACCCAGCCGCCGGTGCCGAGCGGGGGGCCGGTGGGCTCGGCGGCGCGGTGGACGGTGCCGTCCTCGTCGCGGACGAGGATCGGGAGGTGCCCGGCGGAGGCGTAGACGAGCTGCCCCTCGTTCGGATCATGGACGGCGTAGACGCAGGTCGCGATCTGGTTGGCGTCGATCTCGGCGGCGAGGCCGTCGAGCAGCTGGATCACCTCGTGCGGCGGGAGGTCGAGCCGGGCGTAGGCGCGGACGGCGGTGCGGAGCTGGCCCATCACGGCGGCGGCCCGGACCCCGCGGCCCATCACGTCGCCGATGACCAGGGCGGTGCGGCCCGCGCCGAGGGTGATGACGTCGTACCAGTCGCCGCCCACCGCGGCGTCGGTTCCGCCGGGCTGGTAGGTGGCGGCGATGCGGAGGTCGTCGGGCTGTTCCAGCTCCTGCGGGAGCAGGGAGCGCTGGAGGGTGACGGCCGTTTCGCGGTGGCGGCGCTCGCTGGTGCGCAGGCGTTCGGCGGCTTCGGCGTGGTCGGTGACGTCGGCGGCGTACACGAGGACGCCGCCTTCTCCCTTGCCGTCTCCTCTGTCCCCTCCTCTGCCGTCTCCCCTGTCTCCTCTTTCTCCCCTCTCTTCCTCGTGCTCCGTGCGGCCCCAGGCGGCGACCGGGGTGCAGGTCACGGTGTACGAACCGCCCTCGGCGGTCCTGCGGGACTTGACCGTACGGGCGGTGCCGCTGCGCAGGACCTGGTCGAGCAGCGGTACCACGCTGAGCTGGGCGAGCTCGGGCATCGCCTCGGCCGCGGGAACACCGGACGGGCGGGGGCCGAACGCGGCCTCGTACGCGTCGTTGACGTACGCGATCCGGTGGTCCGGGCCGTGCAGCAGCGCGACGGGGGCGGGGAGCCGGCCGAGGATTTCGCGGGCGGAGAGGTCGTCGAGGGCGGGCCCGGGGAGCGCCTCCGTCGAGGCGGGGGCGGAAGGCGCCGGGGAGGCGTCGTCCGGCAGGGCGGGCGTGCCGTCCGCCCCGGCGTGTCCGGCTCGGGCCGGCGGCACGGAACTACGATCGTCCCGCGCGGCGGCTCGGCGCTGTGTTCCGGGAAGGCGGGCGCTCCAACGCGTGAAGTTCACGGTATTTCTGGCCTCGTGTGTCGGTCTGGTCCGCTCGGGCGGGCTGCTTCTTCTGCCGTGTTCGGGAGCACCGGGGGCCGTGCCCCCGGGATGGCGCAGCCGGGCCTCGTCGTGCGGTCGGTGCGTCGCTGCTGGTCACTGTTGGTCACTGCCGACCGGGTCACTCTGTGCAGGTGTGGGCCCACCTATGGTCACACGTCCAGTGTGACCGACCGTACTGACAGTTGCCGCCCGGCCGCCGCTCCGACCCTCGATCGGTCGGGTGCCGGACTCGGTCGGATGTGCGGTCGGAGGCTGGGCCGGCTGCCCGGTCGGGGCCGTGCCGGTCGCCCCGTCAGTTGCCCGGGCGTTGCCCGTCAGTTGTCCGCCCGTCAGCTGTCGGTCGTCCGTCAGTTGCCCGTCGGTTGTCCGTCAGTTGTCCGTGCGGCGGTCGTCCGGGGTTTCTCCGGGACCCTTCGGGCGGCGGGCGGGGCCGGGGAGCCCCGGGGTGCCGGAGCCGCCTCCCGCCGCGAGTTCGAACTCGGCGCGGGGGTGCTCCAGCGAACCGAGGGAGACGATCTCGCGTTTGAAGAGTCCGGCCAGGGTCCATTCGGCAAGGACGCGCGCCTTCCGGTTGAACGTCGGGACCCGGCTGAGGTGGTACGTACGGTGCATCAGCCAGGCCGGGTAGCCCTTGAGCTTGCGGCCGTAGACGTGGGCGACGCCCTTGTGCAGGCCGAGGGAGGCGACCGATCCGGCGTACGCGTGCCGGTACTCCCTGAGCGGCCGGCCGTCGACCGAGGCGAGGACGTTGTCGGCGAGGACCTTCGCCTGGCGCACCGCGTGCTGGGCGTTGGGTGCGGTCTCGCGGCCCGGTTCGGAGGCCGTCAGGTCGGGTACGGCCGCGGCGTCGCCGGCGGCCCAGGCGTGCGGCGTGTCCTCGACGCCGAGGGTGGCGGTGCAGCGGATCCGGCCGCGCTCGGTGAGGGGCAGGTCGGTGGCGGCCAGCAGGGGGGCCGGTTTGACGCCCGCGGTCCACACGAGGGTGCGGGTCGGGAAGCGGGAGCCGTCGCTGAGGACGGCGACGCGGTCCTCGCAGGTGTCGAGCCGGGTGTCGAGACGTACGTCGATGTTCCGGCCGCGCAGCTCCCCGATGGCGTACGTGCCCATGGCATCGCCGACCTCGGGGAGGATGCGTCCGGAGGCCTCGACCAGGATCCATTTCAGGTCGGCCGGCTTGATGTTGTGGTAGTACCGCGCCGTGTAGCGGGCCATGTCCTCCAGTTCGGCCAGCGCCTCCACACCCGCGTAGCCGCCGCCGACGAAGACGAAGGTGAGAGCGGCGTCGCGGATCGCGGGGTCGCGGGTCGCGGAGGCGATGTCCATCTGCTCGATGACGTGGTTGCGCAGCCCGATGGCCTCCTCGACGGTCTTGAAACCGATGCCGAATTCGGCGAGGCCGGGGACGGGCAAGGTGCGCGAGACGGACCCGGGGGCGATGACGATCTCGTCGTAGGCGATCTCCAGCGCTCCGGTGCCGTCCTCGCCGGTGGCGAGGGTGGTGACGGTCGCGGTCCGTTTGGCGTGGTCGACGCGCTGGGCCTCGCCGATGACGATCGTGCAGGCGTTCAGGACGCGGCGCAGCGGCACGACCACATGGCGCGGCGAGATCGAGCCGGCCGCCGCTTCGGGGAGGAAGGGCTGGTAGGTCATGTACGGCTCGGGCGTGACGACCACGATCTCGGCGTCGCCGCTCTTCAGTCTCTGCTTCAACTTCCGTTGAAGACGCAGCGCTGTGTACATCCCGACGTAGCCACCGCCGAC is a window from the Streptomyces sp. MMBL 11-1 genome containing:
- a CDS encoding ATP-binding SpoIIE family protein phosphatase; the protein is MNFTRWSARLPGTQRRAAARDDRSSVPPARAGHAGADGTPALPDDASPAPSAPASTEALPGPALDDLSAREILGRLPAPVALLHGPDHRIAYVNDAYEAAFGPRPSGVPAAEAMPELAQLSVVPLLDQVLRSGTARTVKSRRTAEGGSYTVTCTPVAAWGRTEHEEERGERGDRGDGRGGDRGDGKGEGGVLVYAADVTDHAEAAERLRTSERRHRETAVTLQRSLLPQELEQPDDLRIAATYQPGGTDAAVGGDWYDVITLGAGRTALVIGDVMGRGVRAAAVMGQLRTAVRAYARLDLPPHEVIQLLDGLAAEIDANQIATCVYAVHDPNEGQLVYASAGHLPILVRDEDGTVHRAAEPTGPPLGTGGWVHTSGTIALPPGSTAVLYTDGLVERRSEDIDEGVASLARALAGAKGTPQVVCDRLIRSLGVTAEHDDDVAVLVVQHPARTGANAELFHNAALELLGGIEAAPRARAFATGVLTSWRFPVELRDLGVLATSELVANSLQHGTPPMRLGLRRTDRRLIIEVTDGDDHLPRRRQAEPADEAGRGISIIASIATSWGSRRTPGGGKAVWCEFALPR
- a CDS encoding MarR family winged helix-turn-helix transcriptional regulator, which codes for MSESPEEPGPSEPSLDEQIAAYQREFRDLDPQVEQVVSALGRLNRRMNVAYGRQVAALGISNAEWEVLKTLVLSGAPYRLGPGELAKRLGLTPAAMTHRVDRMAGEGLVTRDRDENNRVRVIVELTDEGRTKWLEAMRMATDFEEDLLQDLSGDERGVLGELLVRLLRRVEHAQPDAGGRLTDLD
- a CDS encoding NAD(P)/FAD-dependent oxidoreductase, which produces MYTALRLQRKLKQRLKSGDAEIVVVTPEPYMTYQPFLPEAAAGSISPRHVVVPLRRVLNACTIVIGEAQRVDHAKRTATVTTLATGEDGTGALEIAYDEIVIAPGSVSRTLPVPGLAEFGIGFKTVEEAIGLRNHVIEQMDIASATRDPAIRDAALTFVFVGGGYAGVEALAELEDMARYTARYYHNIKPADLKWILVEASGRILPEVGDAMGTYAIGELRGRNIDVRLDTRLDTCEDRVAVLSDGSRFPTRTLVWTAGVKPAPLLAATDLPLTERGRIRCTATLGVEDTPHAWAAGDAAAVPDLTASEPGRETAPNAQHAVRQAKVLADNVLASVDGRPLREYRHAYAGSVASLGLHKGVAHVYGRKLKGYPAWLMHRTYHLSRVPTFNRKARVLAEWTLAGLFKREIVSLGSLEHPRAEFELAAGGGSGTPGLPGPARRPKGPGETPDDRRTDN
- a CDS encoding MFS transporter gives rise to the protein MGAALRRIQLGSALSAFGLGFTVPYLYVYVAQVRDLGAGTAGVVLAAFAMAALAVLPFTGRAIDRRGPLPVLVVASVLASVGAVALGFASSVPAAVLSAAVLGAGTAVMQPALATMLVWCSSTATRTRAFATQFFLQNLGLGLGGLVGGQLVDVSRPASFTMLFLIEAVMFVVLGVVVTTVRMPRPASLGGTRPGDGSAAEGGLRTLLSHRAMVQLCVLGFVLFFACYGQFESGLAAYGTEAAGIEPSTLGFALAANTAVIVVAQFVVLRLVERRRRSRVIAAVGLIWAFAWIVAGYAGLGHGSQAMATAAFISTYALFGLGEAMLSPTVAPLVADLAPESMVGQYNSAFALCKQLALAVGPAVGGPMGASLHGPYIVTFVLFSLGITVLALRLGRRLTPVQDQPSLAGAPSRVVAVSLPERGEGAETGATGPGAPSASTTAAFTASATTSTTASASAGH